A stretch of the Papaver somniferum cultivar HN1 chromosome 6, ASM357369v1, whole genome shotgun sequence genome encodes the following:
- the LOC113289697 gene encoding pentatricopeptide repeat-containing protein At1g77360, mitochondrial-like, producing the protein MFRYTISHRKLSLIWIRRNYSSGLGNEILDPTSELCKIMIRCPKVGLEASLNESGIKVSTEMVEDILHRFENGGMQAYKFFEWAQKQKYYTHSVSAYHIMIGSLAKIRQYQIMWDLVNKMRDKGIVNVETFSIIMRKYTRAKKVDEAIYTFNVMDKYGITPNLAAFNSLLSALCKSRNVRKAQEIFESMKEDRFVPDAKTYSILLEGWGKAPNLPKAREIFREMVDTGCQPDIVTYGIMVDVLCKAGRVDEAVGVVKDMDSVGCKPSTYIYTVLVHTYGIDNRIGDAVDTFLDMEKNGVAADVTVYNALIGAFCKVNRFKNVPRVLEEMDRKGVVPNSRTTNIILNSLIRRGETDEAFSVFRRMMKVCDPDADSYTMMIKMFCDNGELDKALKVWKVMNTKRFVPSMHTFSVLINGLCDKGEVSKACVFMEQMIEKGIQPSVPTFGKLRQLLIKENREDVLEFLVEKMKLLVKDPLWD; encoded by the coding sequence ATGTTTAGGTATACTATTAGTCACAGAAAGTTATCTTTGATTTGGATTAGGAGAAATTATTCTAGTGGATTAGGAAATGAAATCTTGGATCCAACGAGTGAACTATGTAAAATTATGATTCGTTGCCCTAAAGTAGGGCTAGAAGCTTCTTTAAATGAAAGTGGAATCAAGGTTTCAACAGAAATGGTAGAGGATATCCTTCATAGGTTCGAAAATGGCGGTATGCAAGCTTATAAGTTCTTCGAATGGGCACAAAAGCAAAAATATTATACACATAGTGTTAGTGCTTATCATATTATGATTGGTTCATTAGCAAAGATTAGGCAGTATCAAATCATGTGGGATTTAGTTAATAAAATGCGTGATAAAGGGATTGTGAATGTTGAGACGTTTTCTATTATTATGAGGAAGTATACTAGGGCGAAGAAGGTTGATGAAGCTATTTATACTTTCAATGTTATGGATAAATATGGAATTACACCGAATTTGGCGGCGTTCAATAGTTTATTAAGTGCTTTGTGCAAGTCTAGAAATGTGAGGAAAGCACAAGAGATATTTGAAAGTATGAAAGAAGACAGATTTGTTCCTGACGCGAAGACTTACAGTATATTGTTAGAGGGATGGGGGAAGGCTCCGAATTTACCCAAGGCTAGGGAGATTTTTCGAGAAATGGTCGATACGGGTTGCCAGCCTGACATTGTAACTTACgggattatggttgatgttctctGCAAGGCGGGTAGGGTTGATGAAGCTGTTGGAGTTGTCAAGGATATGGATTCTGTAGGGTGTAAGCCAAGTACATATATTTATACTGTCCTGGTTCATACTTATGGGATAGACAACAGGATTGGAGATGCGGTGGATACATTTTTGGATATGGAGAAGAATGGAGTAGCTGCTGATGTTACCGTATATAATGCTTTGATAGGTGCTTTCTGTAAAGTGAACAGGTTCAAGAATGTCCCTAGGGTTTTGGAAGAGATGGACCGCAAGGGGGTTGTACCTAATTCCCGCACAACCAACATTATTCTCAACAGCTTGATAAGACGCGGGGAGACTGATGAGGCTTTTAGTGTCTTCCGAAGAATGATGAAAGTATGTGATCCTGATGCTGATTCTTATACAATGATGATAAAGATGTTCTGCGATAATGGTGAGTTGGATAAGGCTTTGAAAGTATGGAAGGTCATGAACACAAAGCGGTTCGTTCCTAGCATGCACACTTTCTCTGTACTTATCAATGGGTTGTGTGACAAGGGGGAAGTTTCAAAAGCTTGTGTCTTTATGGAGCAAATGATTGAGAAGGGGATCCAACCCTCAGTTCCGACATTTGGGAAATTAAGACAGTTGCTAATAAAGGAAAATAGAGAAGATGTACTTGAATTTCTTGTTGAGAAAATGAAATTGTTAGTCAAGGATCCGTTATGGGACTGA
- the LOC113289698 gene encoding bZIP transcription factor 60-like yields the protein MVDGELEFLDQIDFENLFDNISEDFDLFEKDFLPLPQDEVIPNSCDSPWSEVEQLLMNDDFDDKQAIVVDDDPRNSEISDTFFSDLLADVVGVVEEGSSGAVEVRVSDGDCSNPEPNGSDDSSGEKGSPDDCSNPESNVSDDNSVEKGSPNDKEDDEEEENKDDPISKKRKRQIRNRDAALRSRERKKMYVKELEVKSRYLENECRRLQHLLHCCYAENHNLHLQIGASMAAKQESAVLFLESLLLGSLLWFLGIVCLLLFPLQGLEVVFPSRHPPANELVVSVGDNLARTTGNKTTGFGALRLFFKRKRSKMRTLDVISRLSLGVAPLATALVV from the exons ATGGTAGATGGAGAACTAGAATTTCTTGATCAAATCGATTTTGAAAACCTTTTTGATAATATCtcagaagattttgatttgtttgagaaggattttcttcctcttcctcagGATGAAGTAATTCCAAATTCTTGTGATTCTCCATGGAGTGAGGTTGAGCAACTTTTGATGAACGATGATTTTGACGATAAACAAGCAATAGTGGTTGATGATGATCCGAGGAATTCGGAGATTTCTGATACTTTCTTTTCTGATCTTCTTGCTGATGTGGTTGGTGTTGTTGAGGAGGGATCATCTGGTGCTGTTGAGGTTAGGGTTTCTGATGGGGATTGTTCGAATCCAGAACCTAATGGATCTGATGATAGTAGTGGTGAGAAGGGAAGTCCTGATGATTGTTCGAATCCAGAATCCAATGTGTCTGATGATAATAGTGTTGAAAAAGGAAGTCCTAATgacaaagaagatgatgaagaagaagagaacaaggATGATCCAATCAGTAAGAAACGCAAAAG ACAAATTAGGAACAGAGATGCTGCTTTGAGATCAAGGGAGAGGAAAAAGATGTATGTGAAAGAATTAGAGGTGAAAAGTAGATATCTCGAAAACGAATGTAGAAGATTGCAGCATTTACTTCATTGCTGTTACGCGGAGAATCATAATCTCCACCTACAAATCGGTGCTTCCATGGCCGCCAAGCAGGAGTCTGCCGTACTCTTCTTGG AATCCCTGCTGTTGGGTTCCCTGCTTTGGTTCCTGGGCATCGTGTGCCTCCTCCTGTTTCCTCTACAAGGGCTGGAAGTGGTCTTCCCAAGTCGTCATCCTCCAGCAAACGAGCTGGTGGTAAGCGTGGGAGACAATCTAGCAAGGACAACAGGAAATAAGACAACTGGTTTTGGGGCATTACGACTCTTTTTCAAGAGGAAACGGTCAAAGATGAGAACATTGGATGTTATATCGCGATTATCATTAGGGGTAGCCCCTCTAGCGACTGCTCTAGTAGTGTAG